Genomic window (Nitrospirales bacterium LBB_01):
TTTTATAGTTAGTGACGGCACAGGCAGGCCCTTCAGGATGCGAATTCGTGCACCGTCTTTTGTACATGTTTCGGCATTACCGAGCCTTTGTGAGGGCGGCCTCATTGCCGACGCTATAGCTAACATTGGCTCAATAGACGTGGTGCTTGGCGAGTGTGACAGGTAGGTACGGAGGTTAATGATGGAATTTAAAGATGTTTTTGAAAAGTTTGATATTTTTAATGGTCTTGATGAGACAGAAAAGAAACATATTGCTGGACTCTTAAAGCGTATGTCTTTCAAAGAGGACGAGGAGATATACAAAGAAGATGAGGATGGCGGAACTCTCTATTTTCTTACAAATGGTAAAGTCAGAATCTGTAAGATGTCAACAGAGGGAGACATCCTGCCGTATGCTCTGGTAAAGTCTGGTGAGATGTTTGGGCTTATGTCTTTTGTGGACGGCTCTAAACACTCGGCTATAGCTTTAGCAGATAAAGACTGTGAAGCTGTCAAGTTAGAAAGGCGTGATGTTGAAGAGCTTATGGAGCAAGACCCAAAAATGGCAGCTAAAGTCTATAAAGTAATCGCTATACATCTGGCAGAAATAATCCGTTCCATGAATAATCAGTACATGGATTTGACTTCATACATGTTCAGGAAAGGGTAATACTACATGCCACAGGTAACAGCAGATAGACTGCGGTTATTAAGAACTACGGTCTGTGACCTGATGGGTCTTTACGCTTCTCGTCAAGGTGTGCTTTTGCCCTCACTCTCTGCGGCAGAGGAGATTTTTGGATTTGTGAGCCCAGAGGCAATCGAGGAGGTTTCAAGCGTAACAGGTGTACCTACGGCAGAAATCAGAGGAGTCGCTACTTTCTATGCAATGTATAAAACTAAACCCATGGGGCGGCACATTATTCAACTCTGCACTAATGTGTCCTGTATGATTGA
Coding sequences:
- a CDS encoding cyclic nucleotide-binding domain-containing protein, encoding MMEFKDVFEKFDIFNGLDETEKKHIAGLLKRMSFKEDEEIYKEDEDGGTLYFLTNGKVRICKMSTEGDILPYALVKSGEMFGLMSFVDGSKHSAIALADKDCEAVKLERRDVEELMEQDPKMAAKVYKVIAIHLAEIIRSMNNQYMDLTSYMFRKG
- a CDS encoding NAD(P)H-dependent oxidoreductase subunit E, which produces MPQVTADRLRLLRTTVCDLMGLYASRQGVLLPSLSAAEEIFGFVSPEAIEEVSSVTGVPTAEIRGVATFYAMYKTKPMGRHIIQLCTNVSCMIEGAYDLVAYLEEKYGLTPGGTTSDGRFSLIIMECIGACGTAPAMILDTDSYDNLTKDRLDTVLENYK